The Drosophila sulfurigaster albostrigata strain 15112-1811.04 chromosome 3, ASM2355843v2, whole genome shotgun sequence genomic sequence agtaaattataaattcctATACGCACCTCTTCTATTTCAAACTGAATTTCCTGAGGAAAAACTGCGGTGATGGCAACAACATGTGCTGATCAAAGTGACCGCAAGTAAAGTTTCAAAATGTACCATTTAacgtacaaaaatatatcgaaatatacCGTAATTTTTAATGGCCGACTAGGCTACACTTCTTTTgtatttcgattttgttttataaattgtgtatataaaaggaaactattaaaattgtatttagtttctgttatttgtattaaattataaactttCCAACATGCAGTTAATATAAAGCATATCTCagagcgaataaatcgcagcggcagcggcgcgaATACACACCAAAGCGGAGCGAATTCGTTTCGACGGCGAATTTTTTCCACAACCGCGCATGCAGCGTTTTTTTCGCTTGCCGCcaagaacaataaaattagATTGCGCAGTAATTTGGTCGTGTTCTGCGCTGATGACGTCACATGTGATGCATGTGTTCAATTTTTGCCTTGTTTACATGTTAAATTACTATATTCTGGCTTTTGatacaatataattataataatataatacgaGACGCAGTTTTTAACTTATAATCATtcacttttattgaaaaaatatttattaaaaatcatcACATGTGACGTTTATACGTTTAGCTGTTTATGCGCAATGTCTTTTTTCATGGCTGCCATTTGTTGTCATTCATAACTGCACTAATAGAAGAAATGGCAAAAGTGGAGCTGcttattaaattagttaaaaaacataaaatgttgTACGATATGGAGGACGAGGACtacaaaaacaccaaaaaaaaggaCAAGATATGGAACGAAATTGGATTGGAGCTGGAAGAGAGTGGTAATTATATTGCTTTATCAAATCAAGTTGTTTTTGTACAATGAAACAGTTGTTTAGTGttcttacatatattttattttttgtgtttacatattatcatttatcatttaaatagtgaaataatcaacaaattatTGTCTGATGTCGAATGCCAATTAAGTTGAGCGTCTTGAAGTGCTATCACTTCTTGGGATTCTAATTCCTCATAAAAATCCTCGACGCTATTCATTGAAATGCAATAGCTGTAAAATATGCGCCATTTTTCGGCAAGAATTCCAAAAGAATTCTTGCCCGGCACAATCTGTAATTAAATATCTCCTTCATGGTTTTGGTACATTCAGTTTGTTACTTTCAAATTTCACTCCCATGTTAGAATTTTCAAAAATCCCACCATCACTGTTCTTGCCATATCCGGCAATACCACACAAAGAATctgtaaaatgaaattgaattattttttatatttttaggtgatgaattaaaaaaaaaatggaaaaatttacGAGACtccttttcaaaatatgtgaGGTCAACAAAATGTACTACAGGGCAAGCCGCAGTACATAAAACATGGATTTGGGCCAaacaaatggaatattttCGTCCATTTATTTCCTTTGCTAAAACGTCTTCGAATGTCAGTGGCATTGAACTATCTGAACCATTTTCATTCACGGAAACTTTTCAATGCAAAGAAGAATCACCAGAATCGCATATGGATGACGAGAGCAATGATGAATTCAACCAATCTATCGTATCAAATTCTACCGTTGATACTGAAAAACCTGAATTGAAGCCCTTCGAAAGATCTACCGCACAATCAACGTCCTCCATGAAGGATGAAATTGAGTATAACAAGAGCAAAGATGAATTGAACCAATCTATCGTATCAATTCCTGCCGTTGATACTGAAAGACCTGCATTGAAGCGCTTAAAAAGACGTACCCCACAACCAACGTTCTCCGTGAAGgatgaaattgaatatttgctaacaaagaataaaaaaacgCACGACGGTGTTGACATGTTGTTTATGGCGTATGCCCACACCATTAAAAAATTCAGTCCGAGGAGACAGGCTcaagtaaaatttaaaattgcagaACTTATTATGGAAGAAGAATTGGCGAATATTGAGGAAAATTCACCCTGTTAATATTACCTTAAAAAGATTGCCAATCATTCTTCTGTAATGGTGAACTCTTCATGGGAATGCCACTTTGCATTTATGGGATGTACCCAAACTCTTTTATtcctaatttaataatataatgctacaataagcaataaaaaaagcaatatttttaaatactcacgcatttttctaattttcttCTTCAAATAACAACGTTAATAAAATCACTTCTTCATCTGACGAAGACATTTGAGCGAATAAAAAAGCCGCGAATAAGTTCGCCGCGGTTTAttcgccgctgccgctgcgatttattcgctctGGTATGAGattcttaaatataccgataaatatatcgatatatctgCAGGCAAAATAGTTACATGTACTCGTCGCAAGTAACGAGTACCGCAActcaatatttatgttaatgaATGCAGTTTATCGataaacgcaaaaa encodes the following:
- the LOC133845288 gene encoding uncharacterized protein LOC133845288 isoform X1, which produces MRNVFFHGCHLLSFITALIEEMAKVELLIKLVKKHKMLYDMEDEDYKNTKKKDKIWNEIGLELEESGDELKKKWKNLRDSFSKYVRSTKCTTGQAAVHKTWIWAKQMEYFRPFISFAKTSSNVSGIELSEPFSFTETFQCKEESPESHMDDESNDEFNQSIVSNSTVDTEKPELKPFERSTAQSTSSMKDEIEYNKSKDELNQSIVSIPAVDTERPALKRLKRRTPQPTFSVKDEIEYLLTKNKKTHDGVDMLFMAYAHTIKKFSPRRQAQVKFKIAELIMEEELANIEENSPC
- the LOC133845288 gene encoding uncharacterized protein LOC133845288 isoform X2 encodes the protein MRNVFFHGCHLLSFITALIEEMAKVELLIKLVKKHKMLYDMEDEDYKNTKKKDKIWNEIGLELEESGDELKKKWKNLRDSFSKYVRSTKCTTGQAAVHKTWIWAKQMEYFRPFISFAKTSSNVSGIELSEPFSFTETFQCKEESPESHMDDESNDEFNQSIVSNSTVDTEKPELKPFERSTAQSTSSMKDEIEYNKSKDELNQSIVSIPAVDTERPALKRLKRRTPQPTFSVKDEIECVDMLFMAYAHTIKKFSPRRQAQVKFKIAELIMEEELANIEENSPC